In Methylomonas sp. MK1, the following are encoded in one genomic region:
- a CDS encoding YkgJ family cysteine cluster protein, translating to MSKTTPANIKLTLYGKPIELEISAPTQKVTPVAMLPTLHRLNNTFVETAVAAFVADQETISCQAGCGACCRQVVPLAEFEAYQIAGVVEQLPEPRRSAVKQRFADACEKLDAIQWLSRLEGMLADGTSHEAVQQHALTYFQQGVPCPFLEAESCSIHPVRPLACREYLVTSPAEYCQNPTPEHVRHIELKFQVSKIVRKLWRTSHIKDLDSVPMIYALQWVKKHPNQFPKKRGEDWLREFFDYMANP from the coding sequence ATGAGCAAAACCACACCAGCCAACATCAAACTAACGCTTTACGGCAAGCCTATCGAACTGGAAATCAGCGCGCCGACGCAAAAGGTGACGCCGGTGGCAATGCTGCCGACACTGCATCGCCTCAACAACACGTTTGTCGAAACCGCAGTAGCTGCCTTCGTTGCGGACCAGGAGACCATCTCCTGCCAAGCCGGCTGCGGTGCCTGCTGCCGACAAGTCGTGCCGTTGGCGGAATTTGAAGCCTATCAAATCGCCGGTGTGGTCGAACAATTGCCCGAGCCCAGACGTTCGGCGGTCAAGCAACGCTTTGCCGACGCTTGCGAAAAACTGGACGCTATTCAGTGGCTGAGCCGACTTGAAGGGATGCTGGCTGATGGTACGAGCCACGAAGCGGTGCAGCAACACGCGCTGACTTATTTTCAGCAAGGCGTGCCCTGTCCGTTTTTGGAAGCGGAAAGCTGCTCCATCCATCCGGTCCGGCCATTGGCCTGCCGGGAATACCTGGTGACATCGCCGGCCGAATATTGCCAAAACCCGACACCGGAGCACGTCAGACATATCGAGTTGAAATTTCAGGTGTCCAAAATTGTCCGCAAACTATGGCGCACCAGCCACATCAAAGACCTGGATTCGGTGCCGATGATTTACGCCTTGCAATGGGTCAAGAAACACCCCAACCAATTTCCGAAAAAGCGCGGCGAGGATTGGCTACGGGAATTTTTTGATTACATGGCGAATCCGTGA
- a CDS encoding REP-associated tyrosine transposase: MGRSRYTITEPQQVHFLTCTVVEWLPVFTRPDTVQILLDCWQFQRQHVGLKLYGYVILENHLHFIAQSAALDKSAASFKAFTARRIIDHLQAKQAERLLQRLRFAKCAHKHDREFQFWQEGVHAELILSEAMMREKLEYIHANPVKRGYVSLPEHWRYSSASNYVGLGGLIEIDVW; the protein is encoded by the coding sequence ATGGGCCGAAGCCGCTACACCATCACTGAACCCCAGCAAGTGCATTTCCTGACCTGCACGGTGGTGGAATGGCTGCCGGTATTTACTCGACCAGATACCGTGCAAATCCTGCTCGACTGCTGGCAATTTCAGCGACAACACGTCGGTTTAAAGCTTTACGGTTACGTGATTTTGGAAAACCATTTGCATTTCATCGCGCAGAGTGCCGCGCTGGATAAATCTGCTGCCAGTTTCAAAGCCTTTACCGCGCGGCGAATCATAGATCACTTGCAGGCAAAACAGGCCGAACGTTTATTACAAAGATTGCGGTTTGCCAAATGCGCGCACAAGCATGACCGGGAGTTTCAGTTCTGGCAGGAAGGTGTGCATGCGGAGTTGATTCTTAGTGAAGCAATGATGCGGGAGAAATTGGAATATATTCATGCCAATCCGGTGAAGCGGGGTTATGTGAGTTTGCCGGAGCATTGGCGATATTCCAGTGCTTCTAATTATGTGGGACTGGGAGGCTTGATTGAGATTGATGTATGGTAG